A portion of the Oncorhynchus gorbuscha isolate QuinsamMale2020 ecotype Even-year linkage group LG07, OgorEven_v1.0, whole genome shotgun sequence genome contains these proteins:
- the pks1 gene encoding mycocerosic acid synthase, with the protein MEDNKDEIAIVGIGCNFPGGEGLDNFWKVLLEGRNCVVDIPDERFDSTYWYDPDDSKPGKTQTTKAALIDGFNEFDHKFFGITEAETDFMDPQHKLLLQCTYRALEDAGMPMEKVSGTRTGVYIGLMNRDYETLLNNRPSTITHYNGTGTAMSVAANRISFIFNLTGPSFAIDSACSSSLVALHSACQAIKQGDCEMALCGGVSCIIEPRVFVALSKAKMISPEGTSKPFSSRADGYGRGEGCGIILLKPLKNALRDFDKVWGIVRRTAVNQDGHTVTPITKPSMVQQVELLHRIYSAESDLSSVQYIEAHGTGTPVGDPIEAGSISKVIAKARPPGSETLCIGSVKGNIGHTESAAGVAGLIKVLLMMKHETIVPSLFYSEDSASIDAKALNVRVPIKAEKWEKTEPMARLAGINSFGFGGTNAHAIVKEYVQGNNTRLTTYDCPKLFVLSAASENSLAMSITDTYQRLSRDKQTDILTLMFTSACRRSHLRHKYRKAFMTFSVPDLENQLQCAMNRKLEPSRSDNRLIFVFCGNGVTYRGMCKQLLKEEPVFREKVREVENLFQNYKSTGISQKIANDFDNDDYTKPDVVQPLLFAIQVGIVSLFKHWGIKPDAVLGHSVGEVAAAHCSGLLSLEDAVKVIYFRSTLQSKVTGGKMLVVSNMAVSEVLKILPIYSGKVCLAAFNSPQSCALSGDADAIDNIHQKLTALFRGKNLFLRVLDVPAAYHSHMMDPIVDHIEESIGSLTANKMDCELFSTVTGDMYTHGDFSTGRYWARNIREPVSFEHTLKAATKDQKNVVFVEIGPRRALQRYVQETLGNDTIVLSSVQPEKDHETMLTTVSKVFEQGVHVDWDKFYEGCEASPTPLPRYQFDNLTKEVYFEAVRQGNEKTASSQHPLMSQTKHESKEHKCNLSSDTAAYLWEHKNNGVAIAPGALYVELAFASIMASSRPKMPICSMQLSVTFQSLFTLSTNSQHLKVVLEATENDTMFKIQSPSATHASGTICCRSGRTLVEEQTICPDVIFKRCKSVVKGEEIYSFLSRAGFEYGPIFRQLDDVHFGDEFKEAVSAIKVSGEVLKQLHEYFLHPVVLDYFLQMTAMVAVGGLTTRPVFPSAIGSVVIAAPLQEDMIMYLRAIQETSDYLDVCGCFSNKDGHVLVELKHVRISFLGNCSHVAESFFFHNELFTITDNTHVSCKPKALIFEDILGVGTALRPYLHQTSFFVLNREFGTNPQVRDLVSHSLQGDAGADSQEVLFMWGIQDLSHLSTEMALECLVDCCEHYRQIVLALKENKCSCTIRVITYRSAETTVDHVSPGFVLSGMTRACAAEIPGLSFQLIDLASVSSEDIQALVHVINTSKHPEVMISRGQIYSTVIVRTPIKGIASSEGTVYSLSSGQFILQTADPYRMTSLSAMPCDVKDNHIQEKSVEIQLSEICVHSSDYFSVSVSDLNFGQTMYWNKHASQNHQLLALDFSGTVTAVGKGVSKLKVGEHVVSCYPIAASSKVVIPEAACYNPKRLPFLKEAPCVSYFLLAWEILYRALPRVKQQRRLAIISSVPDSVLLRVLTQTANKSGWNAIILPQFSGQLLNIDQCNTFVVLPPFDPSVVVRISSGATAKNIVVVCDNQVSSSANIFAHESEHTHIQTLYVSNVFQRANIKAQKTKIHNWLRSLHLDGVSQSLQTITFQSTDTRDPQPTAHCESYFRAKAVSQVVLGHADSENTLSDIPLLMRPRQLFKKSCVYIVTGGLSGLGLETVKFIAHRGGGCIATLSRSPMSAEMQFEMDTLQRRCGVSIMSVQCDVSVSGQVVNAITAIVQMFPSCPIKGVFHSAAVLHDALIETLDRSHFNKVLRPKVNGALNLHYATQHNKLDYFVCYSSISSFIGNASQSNYAAANSFLDTFSHYRRNLGLAGQSINWGPLNLGLLLNRDNFQRFLEAKGMMIMEVSEVHEALEKCLLMNNPQQVICKFNFRNLSNHVLSQNASLRGRLTALVEQELENTNITEPIVQQLSTAHENVRAMLSEITSVSIDEVNDDTALYALGIDSMLAMTLQNYIFQERGVNVPLVKLLDPTTTLSTLVTILEESG; encoded by the exons GTGAGGGGCTTGACAATTTCTGGAAGGTTCTATTGGAAGGGAGGAACTGTGTAGTAGACATTCCAGACGAGAGGTTTGACAGCACTTATTGGTATGATCCTGATGATAGCAAACCTGGGAAGACGCAAACAACCAAAGCTGCTCTTATAGATGG GTTTAATGAGTTTGATCACAAGTTCTTTGGCATCACTGAGGCTGAAACGGATTTCATGGACCCTCAGCACAAGCTCCTACTCCAGTGTACATACAGGGCATTAGAGGATGCTGGAATGCCAATGGAGAAAGTCAGTGGAACCAGAACAGGTGTTTACATAG GTCTCATGAACAGGGACTATGAGACCCTCCTGAACAACAGACCCAGCACCATAACCCACTACAATGGCACAGGGACGGCTATGAGCGTGGCGGCCAACAGGATATCCTTCATCTTCAATCTCACTGGTCCCTCGTTTGCCATAGACAGTGCATGTTCCTCCTCCTTGGTGGCTCTCCATTCTGCCTGCCAGGCCATCAAGCAAG GAGACTGTGAAATGGCTCTCTGTGGCGGTGTAAGCTGTATCATAGAGCCGCGAGTCTTTGTCGCTCTCAGCAAGGCAAAGATGATTTCACCTGAAGGCACCAGCAAACCTTTCTCCAGCAGAGCAGATGGCTATGGCAGAGGAGAGGGCTGCGGGATTATTCTGCTGAAGCCACTGAAAAAC GCTCTGAGGGACTTTGACAAGGTATGGGGCATAGTAAGAAGAACTGCGGTAAACCAAGATGgtcacactgtcactccaatcaCCAAGCCATCCATGGTCCAGCAGGTAGAGCTACTACACAGAATCTACTCGGCAGAGTCTGACCTGTCATCTGTGCAGTACATAGAGGCTCATGGGACTGGAACTCCAGTGGGGGATCCCATAGAAGCAGGCAGCATCTCCAAAGTCATTGCCAAAGCCAGACCTCCAGGTTCAGAAACACTCTGCATCGGCTCTGTGAAAGGCAACATTGGACACACAGAATCTGCAGCTGGAGTGGCAGGTCTAATCAAGGTACTACTAATGATGAAGCATGAAACCATTGTCCCTTCACTGTTCTACTCTGAGGATAGTGCCAGTATCGATGCCAAAGCTCTCAATGTAAGAGTTCCGATCAAAGCAGAGAAGTGGGAAAAAACAGAGCCCATGGCAAGGCTAGCTGGCATTAATAGTTTTGGGTTTGGAGGGACAAATGCTCATGCGATAGTGAAGGAGTATGTGCAGGGCAACAACACCAGATTGACTACTTATGACTGTCCCAAGTTATTTGTTTTGTCTGCAGCCTCTGAGAACTCATTGGCAATGTCTATCACAGACACATATCAAAGACTTAGCAGAGATAAGCAAACTGACATACTCACTTTGATGTTTACCTCAGCATGTAGGAGGAGCCATTTGAGACACAAATACAGGAAAGCATTTATGACGTTCTCTGTCCCCGACTTAGAGAATCAACTGCAGTGTGCGATGAACAGGAAGCTTGAGCCATCAAGGTCAGATAACAGGTTGATTTTTGTGTTCTGTGGGAATGGAGTGACCTACAGGGGAATGTGTAAGCAGCTTCTGAAAGAGGAGCCAGTGTTCAGAGAAAAGGTCAGAGAGGTTGAGAATCTCTTCCAGAATTACAAAAGTACTGGCATCTCACAAAAGATAGCAAACGATTTTGACAATGATGATTATACCAAGCCAGATGTTGTTCAGCCCCTCCTCTTTGCCATTCAGGTTGGCATTGTCAGTCTCTTCAAGCACTGGGGCATCAAACCAGATGCCGTTCTTGGCCACTCTGTTGGAGAGGTTGCTGCTGCCCACTGCTCTGGTCTGCTGTCCCTTGAGGATGCAGTGAAGGTGATCTATTTCCGCAGTACTCTGCAGAGTAAGGTAACAGGAGGGAAAATGCTTGTGGTCAGTAACATGGCTGTGTCGGAGGTCCTGAAAATCCTTCCAATCTACTCTGGGAAGGTTTGCCTGGCTGCTTTCAACAGCCCACAGTCCTGCGCCCTCTCAGGTGATGCAGACGCTATAGACAATATCCATCAAAAGCTGACAGCTTTGTTTAGAGGCAAGAATCTGTTCCTCCGTGTACTGGATGTACCTGCTGCATACCACAGCCATATGATGGATCCCATAGTGGACCATATTGAGGAAAGTATTGGTTCTTTGACAGCGAACAAAATGGATTGTGAGCTTTTCTCAACAGTGACTGGAGACATGTACACCCATGGAGACTTTAGCACAGGGAGATATTGGGCTAGGAATAtccgagagccagtttcatttgAGCATACACTGAAAGCAGCGACCAAAGACCAGAAGAATGTGGTGTTTGTGGAAATAGGCCCTAGAAGGGCTCTACAAAGGTACGTCCAGGAGACTCTGGGAAATGACACTATAGTTCTGTCCTCAGTGCAGCCAGAAAAAGATCATGAGACAATGCTGACCACTGTGTCCAAAGTGTTTGAACAGGGGGTCCATGTAGACTGGGACAAGTTCTACGAAGGCTGTGAGGCATCACCAACACCTCTTCCAAGATATCAGTTTGATAATCTGACAAAAGAGGTGTATTTTGAGGCTGTAAGACAAGGAAATGAAAAAACAGCTTCCTCTCAACACCCACTGATGTCTCAGACAAAGCATGAGAGCAAAGAGCACAAATGCAATCTTTCTTCAGATACTGCAGCATATCTCTGGGAGCACAAAAACAATGGTGTTGCCATTGCTCCAGGTGCATTGTATGTTGAACTGGCTTTTGCCTCAATAATGGCAAGTTCAAGACCAAAGATGCCGATTTGCTCGATGCAGCTAAGTGTAACTTTTCAGAGCTTGTTTACACTCAGCACAAACTCTCAGCATTTGAAAGTGGTACTGGAGGCAACCGAGAATGACACCATGTTTAAGATACAGTCTCCCTCAGCAACACACGCATCAGGCACCATTTGTTGTCGAAGTGGGCGAACATTGGTTGAGGAACAAACCATTTGCCCGGATGTCATTTTCAAAAGGTGCAAATCCGTGGTAAAGGGGGAGGAGATCTATTCATTCCTCTCCCGTGCAGGTTTTGAGTATGGTCCTATTTTCAGACAGCTGGATGATGTACATTTCGGCGATGAATTCAAGGAGGCGGTGTCAGCAATTAAGGTCTCAGGTGAGGTGCTGAAACAGCTTCATGAGTACTTCCTTCACCCTGTGGTGTTGGACTATTTTCTGCAAATGACTGCAATGGTAGCTGTTGGAGGACTGACCACCAGGCCGGTTTTCCCATCTGCCATTGGCAGTGTGGTAATAGCAGCACCTCTGCAGGAGGACATGATTATGTATCTGAGAGCAATTCAAGAAACCTCAGACTACTTAGATGTTTGTGGTTGCTTTTCCAATAAAGACGGACATGTTTTAGTGGAACTAAAGCATGTGAGGATCTCGTTTTTAGGAAATTGTTCACATGTTGCAGAGTCATTCTTCTTTCACAATGAACTTTTCACCATCACTGACAATACCCATGTAAGCTGTAAACCCAAAGCCTTGATCTTTGAGGACATCCTGGGAGTTGGCACAGCATTGAGGCCATACCTACACCAAACATCATTTTTTGTCTTGAACAGAGAGTTTGGAACCAACCCACAAGTTCGAGACTTAGTGTCTCACTCTCTTCAAGGTGATGCTGGTGCAGATTCACAGGAGGTACTGTTCATGTGGGGTATACAAGACCTCAGCCATCTGTCGACTGAGATGGCATTGGAATGCTTGGTTGACTGCTGTGAGCATTATCGTCAGATTGTTCTTGCCTTGAAAGAAAACAAGTGTTCCTGCACAATCCGAGTCATAACCTACCGTTCAGCAGAGACAACCGTAGACCATGTCAGTCCTGGTTTTGTCCTGTCCGGCATGACAAGAGCCTGTGCTGCTGAGATACCAGGCCTCTCCTTTCAGCTGATTGACCTTGCTTCTGTGTCAAGTGAAGACATTCAGGCATTGGTTCATGTGATTAACACCAGCAAACACCCAGAGGTCATGATTAGCAGGGGCCAGATATATTCAACAGTGATAGTCCGTACGCCCATAAAAGGGATTGCCAGCTCTGAGGGAACTGTCTACTCTTTGAGTTCTGGGCAGTTCATCCTTCAGACTGCTGATCCATACAGAATGACTAGCTTGTCTGCCATGCCTTGTGATGTAAAGGATAACCACATCCAGGAGAAATCAGTTGAGATTCAGCTCAGTGAGATTTGTGTTCATTCCTCAGACTACTTTTCTGTCAGCGTCTCTGATCTGAACTTTGGCCAGACAATGTACTGGAACAAACATGCTTCTCAGAACCACCAGCTTTTGGCCCTTGACTTCAGTGGCACTGTCACAGCTGTAGGGAAAGGTGTGAGCAAACTGAAAGTGGGAGAGCATGTAGTTTCATGTTATCCTATTGCTGCATCTTCTAAGGTTGTGATTCCAGAAGCAGCATGCTACAACCCGAAGAGGCTCCCATTTCTGAAGGAGGCTCCATGTGTGTCCTACTTTTTGCTGGCATGGGAAATCTTGTACAGAGCGTTACCCAGAGTCAAACAACAGAGAAGGTTGGCCATCATCTCCTCTGTACCCGACTCTGTTCTGCTGAGGGTCTTAACCCAAACGGCAAACAAATCAGGATGGAATGCCATCATTCTGCCCCAGTTTAGTGGACAGCTCCTGAACATTGATCAGTGTAATACATTTGTTGTATTGCCTCCCTTTGATCCATCTGTAGTGGTAAGAATAAGCAGTGGAGCCACAGCAAAGAATATTGTTGTAGTCTGTGACAACCAGGTGTCATCCTCAGCAAACATTTTTGCACATGAGAGTGAACATACACACATCCAAACACTTTACGTGTCAAATGTTTTCCAGAGAGCCAATATAAAGGCACAGAAAACAAAGATCCACAATTGGCTGAGGTCATTACATTTGGATGGTGTATCGCAATCTCTGCAAACCATTACCTTTCAATCGACAGACACAAGAGATCCTCAGCCCACTGCGCACTGTGAGTCCTACTTCAGAGCTAAGGCTGTGTCTCAAGTAGTTTTGGGTCATGCGGATTCAGAAAATACACTATCTGATATCCCTTTGCTAATGAGACCACGGCAGCTCTTTAAGAAGAGTTGTGTGTACATTGTGACCGGAGGGCTCTCGGGTTTGGGACTCGAGACTGTGAAGTTCATTGCTCACAGAGGTGGCGGATGCATTGCAACCCTGTCCAGAAGTCCTATGTCAGCTGAGATGCAGTTTGAGATGGACACTCTCCAGAGGAGATGTGGGGTGTCTATCATGAGTGTCCAATGTGACGTGTCAGTGTCAGGGCAGGTTGTGAATGCAATCACAGCAATTGTACAAATGTTTCCCTCCTGTCCAATCAAAGGAGTGTTTCACAGTGCAGCTGTGTTGCATGATGCTTTGATCGAAACCCTTGACCGATCACACTTCAATAAAGTTCTTCGACCCAAAGTGAATGGGGCATTGAATCTTCACTATGCAACACAGCACAACAAATTGGATTACTTTGTGTGCTACTCTTCCATCTCTTCGTTCATTGGCAATGCTTCGCAGTCTAACTATGCAGCAGCCAATTCGTTCCTGGACACTTTCTCTCATTATCGGCGAAACCTTGGGCTTGCTGGACAGTCCATCAACTGGGGGCCGTTGAACCTCGGTCTCTTGTTGAACAGAGACAATTTCCAAAGGTTTCTTGAGGCAAAGGGCATGATGATAATGGAGGTGTCAGAAGTCCATGAGGCCCTTGAAAAGTGTTTGTTGATGAACAATCCACAGCAAGTCATTTGCAAATTCAACTTCAGAAATCTGAGCAACCACGTTCTCTCCCAAAACGCATCTCTCAGAGGCAGGCTGACAGCTTTGGTCGAGCAAGAACTTGAGAACACCAACATAACAGAACCCATTGTCCAACAGCTTTCCACAGCACATGAGAATGTCAGGGCTATGCTAAGTGAAATCACTAGTGTTAGCATAGATGAGGTAAATGACGACACTGCCCTGTATGCACTGGGTATTGACTCAATGTTGGCTATGACTCTGCAGAATTACATCTTCCAAGAGAGAGGTGTGAATGTTCCCCTGGTTAAACTACTGGATCCAACCACCACACTGTCTACATTGGTAACAATTCTGGAAGAGAGTGGGTAA